In Rhodoferax koreense, a genomic segment contains:
- a CDS encoding enolase C-terminal domain-like protein yields MATLITDVKVILTAPEGINLLVVKVVTNQPGLVGLGCATFAYRHLAVKCLIEEYLRPLLIGRDADAIEELWQLMHQNAYWRNGPIENNAISGIDMALWDIKGKQANMPLYQLFGGACRQGVPIYRHADGRDMEELCDNIAKYRAQGITHIRCQSGGYGGGKFGAAPALAPQGSSDGIYLDSRKYMRETLKMFDALRSRLGFDVELCHDVHERLKPIDAIRFACELEPYELFFLEDAIPLEEGDWLRQMRAKTTTPLAQGELFNHPFEWRALIAERLIDYIRVHLSQIGGITPGRKLQLFAEQYGVRTAWHGPGDMSPLAHAANIHIDLAARNFGVQEWSGTEPPNFVIQDLKGPKEALLDVFPGLPEFRNGFVYANGKPGLGVDLDEAEAAKYPCENTVTTWTQTRLMDGTLQTP; encoded by the coding sequence ATGGCCACCCTCATCACCGACGTCAAAGTCATCCTCACCGCCCCGGAAGGCATCAACCTGCTCGTGGTCAAGGTGGTCACCAACCAGCCTGGCCTGGTCGGCCTTGGCTGCGCGACCTTCGCCTACCGGCATCTCGCCGTCAAATGCCTGATCGAGGAGTACCTTCGGCCCCTGCTGATCGGCCGTGACGCCGACGCCATCGAGGAACTGTGGCAACTCATGCACCAGAACGCCTACTGGCGCAACGGCCCGATCGAGAACAACGCCATTTCCGGGATCGACATGGCCCTGTGGGACATCAAGGGCAAGCAGGCCAACATGCCGCTGTACCAACTCTTCGGCGGTGCCTGCCGCCAGGGCGTGCCCATCTACCGCCACGCGGATGGCCGGGACATGGAAGAGCTGTGCGACAACATCGCCAAGTACCGCGCGCAAGGCATCACGCACATTCGCTGCCAGAGCGGCGGCTATGGGGGTGGCAAGTTCGGTGCGGCGCCCGCGCTGGCACCCCAGGGCTCGTCCGACGGGATCTACCTGGACAGCCGCAAGTACATGCGGGAGACGCTGAAGATGTTCGATGCGCTGCGCAGCCGCCTGGGCTTCGACGTCGAGCTGTGCCACGACGTGCACGAGCGGCTCAAACCCATCGACGCCATCCGCTTCGCCTGCGAGCTCGAGCCTTACGAACTGTTCTTCCTGGAGGATGCGATTCCCCTGGAAGAGGGCGACTGGCTGCGGCAGATGCGCGCCAAGACCACCACGCCGCTGGCGCAGGGCGAACTCTTCAACCATCCGTTCGAATGGCGGGCGCTGATCGCCGAGCGCCTGATCGACTACATCCGGGTCCACCTCAGCCAGATCGGCGGCATCACGCCCGGGCGCAAGCTGCAGCTCTTCGCCGAGCAATACGGCGTGCGCACGGCATGGCACGGCCCGGGGGACATGTCGCCGCTGGCCCATGCGGCTAACATCCACATCGACCTGGCCGCACGCAATTTCGGCGTCCAGGAATGGTCGGGCACCGAGCCGCCGAACTTTGTGATCCAGGACCTCAAGGGCCCGAAGGAGGCCTTGCTCGACGTGTTCCCCGGCCTGCCCGAATTCCGCAACGGCTTCGTCTACGCCAACGGGAAGCCCGGCCTTGGCGTGGACCTCGACGAAGCCGAGGCCGCCAAATACCCCTGCGAGAACACCGTCACGACCTGGACCCAGACCCGGCTGATGGACGGAACGCTGCAGACGCCGTGA
- a CDS encoding SDR family oxidoreductase, which translates to MNTLFDLTGRTALITGSARGLGSAFALGLAEAGARVILNARNGEQVAKAVEQLRAAGHDAQGMAFDVTDEAAVDAGFDALDAQGVGVDILINNAGIQHRMPMVDLALADWQRVIDTNLTSAFIVGKQAAKRMIARGGGGKIINIGSLTSEAARATVAPYTAAKGGIKMLSRAMAAEWAAHGIQVNTIGPGYIETDMNTALINNPEFDAWVRASNPAKRWGKPEELIGTAVFLSSRASDYVNGQIIYVDGGWLSVL; encoded by the coding sequence ATGAACACACTATTTGATTTGACGGGACGCACGGCGCTGATCACCGGCTCCGCCCGAGGCCTCGGTTCTGCATTCGCGCTCGGCCTGGCCGAAGCCGGCGCCAGGGTGATCCTCAACGCCCGCAACGGCGAACAGGTGGCGAAGGCGGTCGAGCAGTTGCGGGCCGCCGGGCACGACGCACAGGGCATGGCATTCGACGTCACGGACGAAGCGGCGGTCGACGCCGGGTTCGACGCCCTGGACGCGCAAGGCGTCGGCGTCGACATCCTGATCAACAATGCCGGTATCCAGCACCGCATGCCCATGGTCGATCTGGCGCTGGCGGACTGGCAGCGTGTCATCGACACCAACCTGACGAGTGCCTTCATCGTCGGCAAGCAGGCGGCCAAGCGCATGATCGCGCGCGGCGGCGGGGGCAAGATCATCAACATCGGCTCGCTCACCAGCGAGGCCGCGCGCGCCACCGTCGCGCCCTACACGGCGGCCAAGGGCGGCATCAAGATGCTGTCGCGCGCCATGGCGGCGGAGTGGGCGGCCCACGGCATCCAGGTGAACACCATCGGCCCGGGTTACATCGAAACCGACATGAACACCGCGCTGATCAACAACCCGGAGTTCGACGCCTGGGTCCGGGCCAGCAACCCCGCCAAGCGCTGGGGCAAGCCCGAGGAACTGATCGGCACGGCCGTCTTCCTTTCATCGCGTGCTTCGGACTACGTCAACGGCCAGATCATCTACGTGGACGGTGGCTGGCTGTCGGTGCTGTAG
- a CDS encoding amidohydrolase family protein, with the protein MAGQADDGAMRQGEARLRARCACGIDVHAHVVPEHFPPYLGRKMPADWPATAAAPAVNGLCHRHVMISGRNYRTVSEKCWSATRRLDDFAGMGLSQQAISPMPELLSYWMSAEDAGPLLRYLNEQIAAMVAESGGRLIGMGAVPLQDIDKAIAELRYVTQTLGFAGVEIGSNVNGTPIGDPRFLPFFEACEALDAAVFVHALKPAGMDRLVGPAPLQQVLAYPTEVGLAAASVITGNLLVHRPRLRIAFSHGGGTLASLLPRLHKGWGVFPAVRDQLQRDPIEQARQLFYDTLVFDPLTLRHLAAQFGSSQLMAGTDYPFNFHDAAPLAHIEAAFDDVATVAALAHGNARRFLARAFTSLEKETT; encoded by the coding sequence ATGGCTGGTCAGGCGGACGACGGCGCGATGCGCCAGGGCGAAGCACGGTTGCGTGCCCGTTGCGCATGCGGCATCGACGTGCATGCGCATGTCGTGCCCGAGCATTTCCCGCCCTACCTCGGCCGCAAGATGCCGGCGGACTGGCCCGCCACTGCAGCGGCGCCGGCCGTCAACGGACTCTGCCACCGCCATGTGATGATTTCGGGCAGGAATTACCGCACGGTGTCGGAGAAATGCTGGAGCGCCACGCGCCGCCTCGATGACTTCGCCGGCATGGGCCTGTCGCAGCAGGCGATCTCGCCGATGCCCGAGTTGCTGTCCTACTGGATGAGCGCCGAGGACGCCGGCCCGCTGCTGCGGTACCTGAACGAACAGATTGCCGCGATGGTGGCCGAATCGGGCGGGCGGCTCATCGGCATGGGCGCCGTACCGCTGCAGGACATCGACAAGGCCATTGCCGAGCTGAGGTACGTGACACAGACCCTGGGCTTCGCGGGCGTGGAGATCGGCAGCAACGTCAACGGCACGCCGATCGGCGACCCGAGATTCCTTCCTTTCTTCGAGGCGTGCGAAGCGCTGGACGCGGCGGTCTTCGTGCATGCGTTGAAGCCCGCCGGCATGGACCGACTGGTGGGGCCGGCACCCCTGCAGCAGGTGCTGGCCTACCCGACCGAGGTGGGCCTGGCCGCCGCCTCGGTGATCACCGGCAATCTCCTGGTCCATCGGCCGCGGCTGCGCATCGCGTTCAGCCACGGCGGCGGCACGCTGGCCTCGCTGCTGCCGCGGCTGCACAAGGGATGGGGCGTATTCCCCGCGGTGCGCGACCAGTTGCAGCGCGACCCCATCGAGCAGGCCCGCCAGCTGTTCTACGACACGCTGGTCTTCGATCCGCTGACGCTGCGGCATCTCGCCGCGCAGTTCGGTTCTTCGCAGCTGATGGCGGGCACCGACTACCCCTTCAATTTCCACGATGCGGCGCCGCTGGCCCACATCGAGGCGGCTTTCGACGACGTGGCCACGGTGGCCGCGCTGGCCCACGGCAATGCGCGGCGCTTCCTGGCCCGCGCCTTCACCTCTCTTGAAAAGGAAACGACATGA
- a CDS encoding L-idonate 5-dehydrogenase has product MSERYLALVLHAPTDLRLDEREVGPIGPGQVMVRVGMGGICGSDLHYFHHGGFGAIRVKEPMALGHEVAGTVSAVAADVTTLKVGDRVAVNPSLPCGRCQYCLEGLPNQCTDMRYFGSAMRTPHVQGAFRNLLVCEAIQCEPIGADTPMALASLAEPFAVGLHAVSRAGSLLGKRVLVSGCGPIGAMVVAAARLHGAAEIIATDVVDAPLKVVRAMGADKTHNVASEPDWTQPYARNKGQIDVMFECSGNERALRSGLDAMRPRGVVVQLGLGGDVSVPQNVIVAKELLMMGSFRFHAEFALAVRLINDKRVDLAPVITRAFGMKHAVEAFELASDRQRAMKVLIDFGSDV; this is encoded by the coding sequence ATGAGCGAGCGTTATCTGGCCTTGGTGCTCCACGCACCCACCGACCTGCGCCTGGACGAGCGCGAAGTCGGCCCCATCGGCCCCGGGCAGGTGATGGTGCGCGTGGGCATGGGCGGCATCTGCGGCTCCGACCTGCACTACTTCCACCACGGCGGCTTCGGCGCCATCCGCGTGAAGGAGCCGATGGCGCTCGGGCACGAGGTGGCCGGCACGGTGAGTGCCGTGGCCGCGGATGTCACCACGCTGAAGGTGGGCGACCGGGTGGCCGTGAACCCGAGCCTGCCCTGCGGGCGTTGCCAGTATTGCCTGGAAGGCCTGCCCAACCAGTGCACGGACATGCGCTACTTCGGCAGCGCCATGCGCACGCCGCACGTCCAGGGCGCATTTCGCAACCTGCTGGTCTGCGAGGCCATCCAGTGCGAGCCCATCGGTGCGGACACGCCGATGGCGCTGGCTTCGCTGGCCGAACCGTTTGCCGTCGGACTGCACGCGGTGTCGCGTGCGGGCTCGCTGCTGGGCAAACGCGTGCTGGTCTCCGGCTGCGGTCCCATCGGCGCGATGGTGGTGGCCGCGGCGCGGCTGCATGGTGCGGCCGAGATCATCGCCACGGACGTGGTCGACGCGCCGCTGAAAGTGGTGCGGGCCATGGGGGCCGACAAGACGCACAACGTCGCCAGCGAACCGGACTGGACGCAGCCCTATGCGCGCAACAAGGGCCAGATCGACGTGATGTTCGAATGCTCGGGCAACGAGCGGGCGCTGCGCAGCGGCCTGGACGCCATGCGCCCGCGCGGCGTCGTGGTGCAGCTCGGCCTGGGCGGCGATGTCAGCGTTCCGCAGAACGTGATCGTGGCCAAGGAGCTGCTGATGATGGGCTCCTTCCGCTTCCATGCCGAATTCGCACTGGCGGTGCGTTTGATCAACGACAAGCGCGTGGACCTGGCGCCGGTCATCACGCGCGCCTTCGGCATGAAGCACGCGGTCGAGGCCTTCGAGCTGGCCAGCGACCGCCAGCGGGCCATGAAGGTACTGATCGACTTTGGCAGCGATGTCTGA
- a CDS encoding fumarylacetoacetate hydrolase family protein — translation MSEKHMHTLISECQDDAAVQRVAQVLVGARRSGQPVTSSGLEQALHKEEQAYAVQALVAQALGWFDEGAAYWKSGGASRASPLAHAALPAAGVRHAGASLDELRWHTPALEAEIVLRLGQPVTPARAQQLTHEDAAGLVASMAVAIEIADSRWVEGLSAPAWLRLADQGSHGALLIGEWLPWSDHDWANQVCEVDLDAQPVVAGAGPHSLGDPSWLLPIWLRHATRDGRTVAAGTVVTTGSWVGAIPMRRLPSVVDVQVRFPGLGEIGLRDGVVQARR, via the coding sequence ATGTCTGAGAAACACATGCACACCCTGATCTCGGAATGCCAGGACGATGCGGCCGTCCAACGTGTGGCGCAGGTCCTGGTCGGCGCACGCCGCAGTGGCCAGCCTGTTACCTCGTCCGGTCTGGAACAAGCCTTGCACAAGGAGGAGCAAGCCTATGCCGTGCAGGCGCTCGTGGCGCAAGCGCTGGGATGGTTCGACGAAGGTGCGGCGTACTGGAAGTCCGGCGGGGCGTCGCGGGCGTCGCCTCTGGCGCACGCCGCCTTGCCTGCGGCCGGGGTGCGCCATGCAGGAGCGTCGCTCGACGAGCTGCGCTGGCACACGCCGGCGCTGGAGGCCGAGATCGTCTTGCGTCTCGGCCAGCCGGTGACGCCCGCCCGGGCGCAGCAACTGACGCACGAGGACGCGGCCGGACTGGTGGCGTCCATGGCGGTGGCCATCGAAATCGCGGATTCGCGGTGGGTGGAGGGATTGTCGGCGCCGGCCTGGTTGCGCCTCGCCGACCAGGGCTCCCACGGCGCGTTGCTGATCGGGGAATGGCTGCCGTGGTCGGACCACGATTGGGCGAACCAGGTCTGCGAAGTCGACCTGGATGCGCAGCCGGTGGTGGCCGGCGCGGGACCGCATTCCCTGGGCGACCCGTCGTGGTTGCTGCCCATCTGGCTGCGCCACGCCACGCGCGACGGCCGGACCGTCGCTGCCGGCACGGTGGTCACCACCGGCTCCTGGGTCGGTGCCATTCCCATGCGGCGCTTGCCTTCCGTGGTCGATGTCCAGGTCCGCTTCCCCGGGCTGGGCGAGATCGGCCTTCGCGACGGTGTGGTGCAGGCGCGCCGGTGA
- a CDS encoding LysR family transcriptional regulator, with product MDIKDVDLNLLVAFAAMAEQRSVTRAAESVGLSQPAMSAAVGRLRLLFDDPLFVKTAAGMQPTPRAVALSEPVRRVVEAIKADILPASAFDPATAKKRFAIVTPDIAEVHFLPRILAHFAEAAPSCTLQTLSMSRHAAADALSSGAAELAIGYLPDLQKAGFFLQKLFRNDYVCIVRTHHPQVGERLTLKSYLAASHAVVSPDGREHLLEQALQKRGVERRVTVGLSHFMSLLPIIESSDLIATVPRDLANICARHGEIRIVEPPFKSPVVEVHQFWHRRFQKDAANVWLRGLVQQLFHGQA from the coding sequence ATGGATATCAAAGACGTGGATCTGAACCTGCTGGTGGCGTTCGCGGCCATGGCCGAGCAACGCAGCGTCACGCGGGCCGCGGAGTCCGTCGGCCTGAGCCAGCCGGCGATGAGTGCCGCGGTGGGACGGTTGCGGTTGCTGTTCGACGATCCCCTCTTCGTGAAGACCGCCGCGGGAATGCAGCCCACGCCGCGCGCCGTGGCGCTGTCCGAGCCGGTGCGGCGCGTCGTGGAGGCCATCAAGGCGGACATCCTGCCGGCCTCGGCGTTCGACCCGGCGACCGCGAAGAAGCGTTTCGCCATCGTGACCCCGGACATTGCGGAAGTCCATTTCCTGCCGCGGATCCTGGCCCACTTCGCCGAGGCGGCGCCGTCCTGCACGCTGCAGACGCTGTCCATGTCGCGCCACGCCGCGGCGGACGCCCTGTCCTCGGGCGCCGCCGAGCTCGCCATCGGTTATCTGCCGGACCTGCAGAAGGCGGGGTTCTTCCTGCAGAAGCTGTTTCGCAACGACTACGTGTGCATCGTGCGCACCCACCATCCGCAGGTGGGCGAGCGCCTCACGCTCAAGTCCTACCTGGCGGCTTCGCATGCGGTGGTCAGCCCCGACGGCCGCGAACACCTGCTGGAACAGGCGCTTCAGAAGCGCGGTGTGGAAAGGCGGGTGACGGTGGGGCTGTCGCACTTCATGAGCCTGCTGCCCATCATCGAGAGCTCCGACCTGATCGCCACCGTGCCGAGGGACCTGGCCAACATCTGCGCGCGGCATGGCGAGATCCGCATCGTGGAGCCGCCGTTCAAGTCACCCGTGGTCGAGGTGCACCAGTTCTGGCACCGCCGGTTTCAGAAGGACGCGGCCAATGTCTGGCTGCGCGGCCTGGTCCAGCAGCTGTTCCACGGCCAGGCCTGA